One window of Amaranthus tricolor cultivar Red isolate AtriRed21 chromosome 11, ASM2621246v1, whole genome shotgun sequence genomic DNA carries:
- the LOC130826934 gene encoding uncharacterized protein LOC130826934 isoform X2 — protein sequence MSSLDIAITQSSFQKCFAHSRLHSFIKGTIPKCSLSQLEDRWASFRISFKNTGDLNSNWSHSYKRSHHMFLVKAVATLELSSLTPKCLVQRKGEEKENNVVLSTEEQQSSVLDSTTSKESEEVDEKEKLRRMRISKSNKGNTPWNKGRKHSPETLRRIKERTKLAMQNPKVKMKLLNNVGHVQSRQTREKIAVGVRIGWRKRREKLSLQENCLFDWQNLIAEAARKGNLEEEELQWESYEIINERLKQEWVASIEHRKTMPGPKASKRAPKSLEQRRKIAEAIAAKWADPEYRSRVSSGMAKYYESADGAERKVKRKSSSRSQTPRTPKKKLSSAERLIVIERKVKNQSSKLKKRTAPKYKDPLASSKLEMLKNIRAQRVASEASKNEAVERAKLLIAKARKAAKALEIAALKSPVAQASLVEARNLIAEATRSIESIVNEKVASGENLTLGKIIHAEKDENSSVIELDAVSHAFLKRVNGTCTGIQVEKAESPQIRSEDDKTQPTDDVDERDRIGINGISTGHVKTFDGQNLDVGLYKMPIPQDLDVIHQHQRQIGGYRFPKFDIQSFTGKSETRDLMNQQHSHVPNGLASCNRLTKLQIHEQKVAPAPEKLATKRWVHGRLVDIVAGK from the exons ATGTCTTCACTTG ATATTGCTATTACACAGTCTTCCTTCCAGAAGTGTTTTGCTCATTCAAGGCTGCACTCTTTTATCAAAGGTACAATACCCAAGTGTTCCTTATCACAGCTTGAGGATAGATGGGCATCATTTCGGATTTCCTTTAAGAATACAGGGGACTTGAACTCCAACTGGAGTCATTCCTATAAGAGGTCACATCATATGTTTCTGGTTAAAGCTGTTGCTACTCTTGAGCTTAGTTCTTTAACTCCAAAATGTCTGGTCCAACGTAAAGGTGAAGAAAAGGAAAACAATGTCGTCTTATCAACTGAAGAACAACAGAGCTCAGTTCTTGATAGTACAACAAGTAAAGAATCAGAGGAAGTTGATGAGAAAGAAAAGTTGAGACGCATGcgtatttcaaaatcaaataagGGGAACACGCCGTGGAATAAAGGCAGAAAGCATAGTCCTG AAACTCTTCGACGTATCAAGGAGAGGACCAAACTTGCAATGCAGAACCCTAAG GTGAAAATGaagttgttaaataatgttGGTCATGTACAAAG TCGTCAGACAAGGGAAAAAATTGCAGTTGGAGTGCGAATCGGCTGGAGAAAACGTCGTGAAAAGTTGTCGCTTCAGGAAAATTGCCTTTTTGATTGGCAGAACTTGATTGCTGAAGCTGCTCGAAAAGGTAACCTAGAGGAGGAAGAGTTGCAGTGGGAATCGTACGAGATTATAAACGAACGCTTGAAGCAAGAGTGGGTGGCCAGCATTGAACATAGGAAAACAATGCCCGGACCCAAAGCTAGCAAGAGAGCACCCAAATCTTTAGAACAACGGAGAAAAATTGCCGAGGCCATTGCTGCTAAATGGGCGGATCCT GAATACCGTTCGAGGGTGTCCTCCGGGATGGCTAAATATTACGAATCAGCAGATGGGGCTGAGAGAAAGGTGAAGAGGAAATCAAGTAGTCGATCACAAACCCCGAGAACTCCTAAGAAGAAGCTCAGTAGTGCAGAAAGATTGATTGTAATTGAAAGGAAGGTAAAGAACCAATCATCGAAATTGAAGAAAAGGACCGCTCCCAAGTACAAGGATCCTTTGGCAAGCTCCAAACTGGAAATGTTGAAGAACATAAGGGCACAAAGGGTGGCATCCGAAGCAAGTAAGAACGAAGCTGTGGAACGAGCAAA GCTCCTGATAGCCAAAGCACGAAAGGCTGCCAAGGCCCTCGAGATCGCTGCACTGAAAAGCCCGGTTGCTCAAGCTTCCCTCGTTGAGGCAAGAAATCTTATTGCTGAAGCAACTCGATCTATTGAATCAATAGTAAACGAAAAGGTTGCTTCAGGAGAGAATCTAACATTAGGGAAAATTATTCATGCCGAGAAGGATGAAAATTCGAGTGTAATAGAATTAGATGCTGTTAGTCATGCTTTCCTTAAAAGGGTTAATGGCACTTGCACTGGGATTCAGGTTGAGAAGGCGGAAAGTCCCCAAATTCGATCTGAAGACGATAAAACTCAACCGACAGATGATGTTGATGAACGAGACCGTATAGGGATCAATGGAATCAGTACTGGGCACGTGAAAACATTCGATGGCCAAAATCTAGATGTCGGTCTGTATAAGATGCCAATACCACAAGATTTGGATGTGATTCACCAGCACCAAAGGCAAATCGGTGGGTATAGATTTCCTAAATTCGATATCCAGAGTTTCACAGGGAAATCGGAAACGCGAGACCTCATGAATCAACAACATTCACATGTGCCGAATGGTCTCGCATCGTGCAATCGCCTTACCAAGTtgcaaattcatgaacaaaaagTAGCTCCAGCTCCAGAAAAACTAGCAACTAAAAGATGGGTTCATGGAAGACTGGTTGACATTGTAGCAGGGAAGTGA
- the LOC130826934 gene encoding uncharacterized protein LOC130826934 isoform X1, with product MSSLADIAITQSSFQKCFAHSRLHSFIKGTIPKCSLSQLEDRWASFRISFKNTGDLNSNWSHSYKRSHHMFLVKAVATLELSSLTPKCLVQRKGEEKENNVVLSTEEQQSSVLDSTTSKESEEVDEKEKLRRMRISKSNKGNTPWNKGRKHSPETLRRIKERTKLAMQNPKVKMKLLNNVGHVQSRQTREKIAVGVRIGWRKRREKLSLQENCLFDWQNLIAEAARKGNLEEEELQWESYEIINERLKQEWVASIEHRKTMPGPKASKRAPKSLEQRRKIAEAIAAKWADPEYRSRVSSGMAKYYESADGAERKVKRKSSSRSQTPRTPKKKLSSAERLIVIERKVKNQSSKLKKRTAPKYKDPLASSKLEMLKNIRAQRVASEASKNEAVERAKLLIAKARKAAKALEIAALKSPVAQASLVEARNLIAEATRSIESIVNEKVASGENLTLGKIIHAEKDENSSVIELDAVSHAFLKRVNGTCTGIQVEKAESPQIRSEDDKTQPTDDVDERDRIGINGISTGHVKTFDGQNLDVGLYKMPIPQDLDVIHQHQRQIGGYRFPKFDIQSFTGKSETRDLMNQQHSHVPNGLASCNRLTKLQIHEQKVAPAPEKLATKRWVHGRLVDIVAGK from the exons ATGTCTTCACTTG CAGATATTGCTATTACACAGTCTTCCTTCCAGAAGTGTTTTGCTCATTCAAGGCTGCACTCTTTTATCAAAGGTACAATACCCAAGTGTTCCTTATCACAGCTTGAGGATAGATGGGCATCATTTCGGATTTCCTTTAAGAATACAGGGGACTTGAACTCCAACTGGAGTCATTCCTATAAGAGGTCACATCATATGTTTCTGGTTAAAGCTGTTGCTACTCTTGAGCTTAGTTCTTTAACTCCAAAATGTCTGGTCCAACGTAAAGGTGAAGAAAAGGAAAACAATGTCGTCTTATCAACTGAAGAACAACAGAGCTCAGTTCTTGATAGTACAACAAGTAAAGAATCAGAGGAAGTTGATGAGAAAGAAAAGTTGAGACGCATGcgtatttcaaaatcaaataagGGGAACACGCCGTGGAATAAAGGCAGAAAGCATAGTCCTG AAACTCTTCGACGTATCAAGGAGAGGACCAAACTTGCAATGCAGAACCCTAAG GTGAAAATGaagttgttaaataatgttGGTCATGTACAAAG TCGTCAGACAAGGGAAAAAATTGCAGTTGGAGTGCGAATCGGCTGGAGAAAACGTCGTGAAAAGTTGTCGCTTCAGGAAAATTGCCTTTTTGATTGGCAGAACTTGATTGCTGAAGCTGCTCGAAAAGGTAACCTAGAGGAGGAAGAGTTGCAGTGGGAATCGTACGAGATTATAAACGAACGCTTGAAGCAAGAGTGGGTGGCCAGCATTGAACATAGGAAAACAATGCCCGGACCCAAAGCTAGCAAGAGAGCACCCAAATCTTTAGAACAACGGAGAAAAATTGCCGAGGCCATTGCTGCTAAATGGGCGGATCCT GAATACCGTTCGAGGGTGTCCTCCGGGATGGCTAAATATTACGAATCAGCAGATGGGGCTGAGAGAAAGGTGAAGAGGAAATCAAGTAGTCGATCACAAACCCCGAGAACTCCTAAGAAGAAGCTCAGTAGTGCAGAAAGATTGATTGTAATTGAAAGGAAGGTAAAGAACCAATCATCGAAATTGAAGAAAAGGACCGCTCCCAAGTACAAGGATCCTTTGGCAAGCTCCAAACTGGAAATGTTGAAGAACATAAGGGCACAAAGGGTGGCATCCGAAGCAAGTAAGAACGAAGCTGTGGAACGAGCAAA GCTCCTGATAGCCAAAGCACGAAAGGCTGCCAAGGCCCTCGAGATCGCTGCACTGAAAAGCCCGGTTGCTCAAGCTTCCCTCGTTGAGGCAAGAAATCTTATTGCTGAAGCAACTCGATCTATTGAATCAATAGTAAACGAAAAGGTTGCTTCAGGAGAGAATCTAACATTAGGGAAAATTATTCATGCCGAGAAGGATGAAAATTCGAGTGTAATAGAATTAGATGCTGTTAGTCATGCTTTCCTTAAAAGGGTTAATGGCACTTGCACTGGGATTCAGGTTGAGAAGGCGGAAAGTCCCCAAATTCGATCTGAAGACGATAAAACTCAACCGACAGATGATGTTGATGAACGAGACCGTATAGGGATCAATGGAATCAGTACTGGGCACGTGAAAACATTCGATGGCCAAAATCTAGATGTCGGTCTGTATAAGATGCCAATACCACAAGATTTGGATGTGATTCACCAGCACCAAAGGCAAATCGGTGGGTATAGATTTCCTAAATTCGATATCCAGAGTTTCACAGGGAAATCGGAAACGCGAGACCTCATGAATCAACAACATTCACATGTGCCGAATGGTCTCGCATCGTGCAATCGCCTTACCAAGTtgcaaattcatgaacaaaaagTAGCTCCAGCTCCAGAAAAACTAGCAACTAAAAGATGGGTTCATGGAAGACTGGTTGACATTGTAGCAGGGAAGTGA
- the LOC130826934 gene encoding uncharacterized protein LOC130826934 isoform X3 — MSSLGTIPKCSLSQLEDRWASFRISFKNTGDLNSNWSHSYKRSHHMFLVKAVATLELSSLTPKCLVQRKGEEKENNVVLSTEEQQSSVLDSTTSKESEEVDEKEKLRRMRISKSNKGNTPWNKGRKHSPETLRRIKERTKLAMQNPKVKMKLLNNVGHVQSRQTREKIAVGVRIGWRKRREKLSLQENCLFDWQNLIAEAARKGNLEEEELQWESYEIINERLKQEWVASIEHRKTMPGPKASKRAPKSLEQRRKIAEAIAAKWADPEYRSRVSSGMAKYYESADGAERKVKRKSSSRSQTPRTPKKKLSSAERLIVIERKVKNQSSKLKKRTAPKYKDPLASSKLEMLKNIRAQRVASEASKNEAVERAKLLIAKARKAAKALEIAALKSPVAQASLVEARNLIAEATRSIESIVNEKVASGENLTLGKIIHAEKDENSSVIELDAVSHAFLKRVNGTCTGIQVEKAESPQIRSEDDKTQPTDDVDERDRIGINGISTGHVKTFDGQNLDVGLYKMPIPQDLDVIHQHQRQIGGYRFPKFDIQSFTGKSETRDLMNQQHSHVPNGLASCNRLTKLQIHEQKVAPAPEKLATKRWVHGRLVDIVAGK; from the exons ATGTCTTCACTTG GTACAATACCCAAGTGTTCCTTATCACAGCTTGAGGATAGATGGGCATCATTTCGGATTTCCTTTAAGAATACAGGGGACTTGAACTCCAACTGGAGTCATTCCTATAAGAGGTCACATCATATGTTTCTGGTTAAAGCTGTTGCTACTCTTGAGCTTAGTTCTTTAACTCCAAAATGTCTGGTCCAACGTAAAGGTGAAGAAAAGGAAAACAATGTCGTCTTATCAACTGAAGAACAACAGAGCTCAGTTCTTGATAGTACAACAAGTAAAGAATCAGAGGAAGTTGATGAGAAAGAAAAGTTGAGACGCATGcgtatttcaaaatcaaataagGGGAACACGCCGTGGAATAAAGGCAGAAAGCATAGTCCTG AAACTCTTCGACGTATCAAGGAGAGGACCAAACTTGCAATGCAGAACCCTAAG GTGAAAATGaagttgttaaataatgttGGTCATGTACAAAG TCGTCAGACAAGGGAAAAAATTGCAGTTGGAGTGCGAATCGGCTGGAGAAAACGTCGTGAAAAGTTGTCGCTTCAGGAAAATTGCCTTTTTGATTGGCAGAACTTGATTGCTGAAGCTGCTCGAAAAGGTAACCTAGAGGAGGAAGAGTTGCAGTGGGAATCGTACGAGATTATAAACGAACGCTTGAAGCAAGAGTGGGTGGCCAGCATTGAACATAGGAAAACAATGCCCGGACCCAAAGCTAGCAAGAGAGCACCCAAATCTTTAGAACAACGGAGAAAAATTGCCGAGGCCATTGCTGCTAAATGGGCGGATCCT GAATACCGTTCGAGGGTGTCCTCCGGGATGGCTAAATATTACGAATCAGCAGATGGGGCTGAGAGAAAGGTGAAGAGGAAATCAAGTAGTCGATCACAAACCCCGAGAACTCCTAAGAAGAAGCTCAGTAGTGCAGAAAGATTGATTGTAATTGAAAGGAAGGTAAAGAACCAATCATCGAAATTGAAGAAAAGGACCGCTCCCAAGTACAAGGATCCTTTGGCAAGCTCCAAACTGGAAATGTTGAAGAACATAAGGGCACAAAGGGTGGCATCCGAAGCAAGTAAGAACGAAGCTGTGGAACGAGCAAA GCTCCTGATAGCCAAAGCACGAAAGGCTGCCAAGGCCCTCGAGATCGCTGCACTGAAAAGCCCGGTTGCTCAAGCTTCCCTCGTTGAGGCAAGAAATCTTATTGCTGAAGCAACTCGATCTATTGAATCAATAGTAAACGAAAAGGTTGCTTCAGGAGAGAATCTAACATTAGGGAAAATTATTCATGCCGAGAAGGATGAAAATTCGAGTGTAATAGAATTAGATGCTGTTAGTCATGCTTTCCTTAAAAGGGTTAATGGCACTTGCACTGGGATTCAGGTTGAGAAGGCGGAAAGTCCCCAAATTCGATCTGAAGACGATAAAACTCAACCGACAGATGATGTTGATGAACGAGACCGTATAGGGATCAATGGAATCAGTACTGGGCACGTGAAAACATTCGATGGCCAAAATCTAGATGTCGGTCTGTATAAGATGCCAATACCACAAGATTTGGATGTGATTCACCAGCACCAAAGGCAAATCGGTGGGTATAGATTTCCTAAATTCGATATCCAGAGTTTCACAGGGAAATCGGAAACGCGAGACCTCATGAATCAACAACATTCACATGTGCCGAATGGTCTCGCATCGTGCAATCGCCTTACCAAGTtgcaaattcatgaacaaaaagTAGCTCCAGCTCCAGAAAAACTAGCAACTAAAAGATGGGTTCATGGAAGACTGGTTGACATTGTAGCAGGGAAGTGA
- the LOC130827179 gene encoding 26S proteasome regulatory subunit 7-like, which produces MAIDHEDELKDEKNPPPLDEDDIALLKTYGLGPYSSSIKKVEKEIKEMAKKVNDLCGIKESDTGLATPSQWDLVSDKQMMQEEQPLQVARCTKIISPNTEDAKYVINVKQIAKFVVGLGDKVSPTDIEEGMRVGVDRNKYQIQIPLPPKIDPSVTMMTVEEKPDVTYNDVGGCKEQIEKMREVVELPMLHPEKFVKLGIDPPKGVLCYGPPGTGKTLLARAVANRTDACFIRVIGSELVQKYVGEGARMVRELFQMARSKKACIVFFDEVDAIGGARFDDGVGGDNEVQRTMLEIVNQLDGFDARGNIKVLMATNRPDTLDPALLRPGRLDRKVEFGLPDLEGRTQIFKIHTRTMNCERDIRFELLARLCPNSTGADIRSVCTEAGMYAIRARRKTVTEKDFLDAVNKVIKGYQKFSATPKYMVYN; this is translated from the exons atggCAATTGATCACGAAGATGAGCTCAAGGACGAGAAGAATCCTCCACCACTTGACGAAGATGATATCGCTCTCTTGAAAACCTAT GGATTGGGACCTTACTCATCCAGCATCAAGAAAGTGGAGAAGGAAATTAAGGAGATGGCGAAGAAAGTCAATGACTTATGTG GAATTAAGGAGTCTGATACTGGATTAGCAACTCCTAGCCAATGGGACTTGGTCTCTGACAAGCAAATGATGCAAGAAGAACAACCTCTCCAG GTTGCAAGATGTACCAAGATCATCAGTCCAAACACGGAAGATGCTAAGTATGTTATTAATGTGAAGCAGATTGCAAAG TTTGTTGTTGGGCTGGGTGATAAAGTATCTCCAACTGATATCGAAGAAGGCATGCGTGTTGG GGTTGATAGAAACAAGTACCAGATTCAGATTCCCTTGCCACCAAAGATTGATCCCAGTGTGACCATGATGACAGTGGAGGAGAAGCCAGATGTGACGTATAACGATGTGGGTGGCTGCAAAGAGCAAATTGAGAAGATGCGAGAA GTTGTTGAATTACCCATGCTTCACCCAGAAAAATTTGTTAAGCTTGGGATAGATCCTCCTAAGGGTGTGCTATGCTATGGCCCTCCTGGCACTGGAAAAACACTTTTGGCTAGAGCTGTTGCTAATAGAACTGATGCATGCTTCATTCGAGTTATTGGCAGTGAGCTAGTCCAGAAGTATGTTGGTGAGGGTGCTCGGATGGTTCGTGAGCTATTTCAG ATGGCAAGGTCAAAGAAGGCATGTATTGTTTTCTTTGATGAAGTTGATGCCATTGGAGGTGCTCGTTTTGATGATGGTGTGGGAGGAGACAATGAGGTTCAACGTACCATGCTTGAAATTGTGAACCAGCTTGATGGGTTTGATGCTCGTGGAAACATTAAAGTTCTTATGGCCACAAACAG ACCTGACACACTAGACCCTGCTCTCTTGCGTCCTGGAAGATTGGACAGAAAGGTTGAGTTTGGCCTTCCTGATTTAGAGGGTAGGACACAAATTTTCAAGATCCATACCAGGACAATGAATTGTGAAAGGGATATCCGATTTGAGCTACTTGCTCGCCTTTGTCCAAACTCCACAG GTGCTGACATTAGAAGTGTGTGCACCGAAGCCGGAATGTATGCAATTCGTGCTCGTAGAAAGACGGTGACAGAGAAAGATTTCCTTGATGCAGTAAACAAAGTCATCAAGGGTTACCAAAAGTTCAGTGCTACTCCCAAGTACATGGTTTACAACTAA